A single Thiohalobacter thiocyanaticus DNA region contains:
- a CDS encoding class I SAM-dependent methyltransferase yields MAGSEGLSPWRIPADWPAPAPEALDVSERLVEVLRARMNEAGGSLAFADYMYIVLYAPGLGYYSAGARKFGEAGDFITAPELSPLFSQCVAASCAAVLEALPHGAVLELGAGSGTLAVEVLRSLQEQKRLPESYLILEPSADLRQRQRQRLEQELPTLLDRVTWLDRPPEAFAGVLVANEVLDALPVELFHWDGSEVRLRRVQWEGSGFGWTDAPADAGLAEQVRHLAGQYAWPPDYHSERAAWLSGWLGELAAGLTRGAMLFIDYGYPRGEYYHPQRASGTLMCHYRHRAHPDPLRLPGLQDITAHVDFTAVAETADAAGLRVAGFTDQAHYLIDTGIEERMAEVSGQDPVAGMRLAQQVRQLMLPGEMGERFKAMLLTRDCDAAVPGFRQQDLRNRL; encoded by the coding sequence ATGGCGGGATCTGAGGGCCTTTCTCCCTGGCGGATCCCGGCCGACTGGCCCGCGCCGGCGCCCGAAGCCCTGGACGTCAGCGAACGCCTGGTCGAGGTGCTGCGCGCACGCATGAACGAGGCCGGTGGCAGCCTGGCGTTCGCCGACTACATGTACATCGTCCTGTACGCGCCCGGCCTGGGCTACTACAGCGCCGGCGCACGCAAGTTCGGCGAAGCGGGCGATTTCATCACCGCGCCGGAACTGTCGCCCCTGTTTTCGCAGTGCGTGGCCGCCAGTTGCGCGGCTGTGCTGGAGGCCCTGCCCCATGGCGCTGTACTGGAACTGGGCGCCGGCAGCGGCACGCTGGCGGTGGAGGTGCTGCGCAGTCTGCAGGAGCAGAAGCGGCTGCCCGAAAGCTATCTGATTCTGGAGCCCAGCGCGGACCTGCGCCAGCGCCAGCGCCAGCGTCTGGAACAGGAACTGCCGACGCTGCTCGATCGCGTGACCTGGCTGGATCGGCCGCCGGAAGCCTTTGCCGGCGTGCTGGTCGCCAACGAGGTGCTGGATGCGCTGCCGGTCGAGTTGTTTCACTGGGACGGCAGCGAGGTGCGGCTGCGCCGGGTGCAGTGGGAAGGGAGCGGCTTCGGCTGGACTGACGCGCCCGCCGATGCCGGCCTGGCGGAACAGGTCCGGCACCTGGCCGGGCAGTATGCCTGGCCGCCGGACTATCACTCGGAGCGCGCGGCCTGGCTGTCCGGCTGGCTGGGTGAGCTGGCAGCTGGTCTGACGCGGGGCGCGATGCTGTTCATCGATTACGGCTATCCGCGCGGGGAGTATTATCATCCCCAGCGCGCCAGCGGCACCCTGATGTGCCATTACCGGCACCGCGCCCACCCCGACCCGCTGCGGTTGCCGGGGCTGCAGGACATCACCGCCCATGTGGATTTCACCGCGGTGGCGGAGACGGCCGACGCGGCCGGGCTGCGGGTCGCCGGCTTCACCGATCAGGCGCATTACCTGATCGATACCGGCATCGAGGAACGGATGGCCGAGGTCTCCGGACAGGATCCGGTCGCCGGCATGCGCCTGGCCCAGCAGGTGCGCCAGCTGATGCTGCCCGGGGAGATGGGCGAGCGCTTCAAGGCGATGCTGCTGACGCGTGATTGCGATGCGGCGGTGCCCGGCTTCCGGCAGCAGGATCTGCGCAACCGGCTGTAA
- a CDS encoding undecaprenyl-diphosphate phosphatase, with protein sequence MDLIQTLALALLQGLTEFLPISSSAHLILLPVLLGWEDQGLAFDVAVHVGTLLAVVAYFRVELRRMLGDWLGSLAGGGQTADSRLAWAVGFGTIPVGLAGLLFADAIELHLRSPLVIATTTVLFGLLLWWSDRGGARRRNEYSLNWRDVLVIGCAQALALIPGTSRSGITMTAALMLGLSREGAARFSFLLSIPVILLAGGFETHELFQQAGPVDWRALGVGTLVSAVSAYLCIHFFLKLVARIGLTPFVIYRLLLGAYLFWVFA encoded by the coding sequence ATGGACCTGATCCAGACCCTGGCCCTGGCCCTGCTGCAGGGCCTGACCGAATTCCTGCCGATCTCCTCCTCGGCGCACCTCATCCTGCTGCCGGTGCTGCTGGGATGGGAGGATCAGGGTCTGGCCTTCGACGTGGCGGTGCACGTGGGCACCCTGCTGGCGGTGGTCGCCTATTTCCGCGTTGAACTGCGGCGCATGCTGGGTGACTGGCTGGGCTCGCTGGCCGGCGGCGGGCAGACTGCCGACAGCCGCCTGGCCTGGGCGGTGGGCTTTGGCACCATCCCGGTGGGCCTGGCCGGGTTGCTGTTCGCCGATGCCATCGAACTGCACCTGCGCAGCCCGCTGGTGATCGCGACGACCACCGTGCTGTTCGGTCTGCTGCTGTGGTGGTCGGACCGCGGCGGCGCGCGTCGCCGGAATGAATACAGTCTCAACTGGAGGGATGTGCTGGTGATCGGCTGCGCCCAGGCGCTGGCCCTGATTCCGGGTACCTCGCGTTCGGGTATCACCATGACCGCGGCCCTGATGCTGGGGCTGAGCCGCGAGGGCGCGGCGCGCTTTTCCTTTCTGCTGTCGATCCCGGTGATCCTGCTGGCCGGTGGTTTCGAGACCCACGAGCTGTTCCAGCAGGCCGGGCCGGTGGACTGGCGGGCCCTGGGCGTCGGTACGCTGGTCTCGGCTGTCAGCGCCTACCTGTGCATTCACTTCTTCCTCAAGCTGGTCGCGCGCATCGGCCTGACGCCCTTCGTGATCTATCGGCTGCTGCTGGGGGCCTACCTGTTCTGGGTGTTCGCCTGA
- a CDS encoding multifunctional CCA addition/repair protein gives MEIYLVGGAVRDKLLGLPVRERDWVVVGATPQQMLDLGYKPVGKDFPVFLHPETGEEYALARTERKTGPGYTGFAFHAAPDVTLEEDLRRRDLTINAMAEDAAGNLIDPFNGREDLDAGLLRHVSSAFAEDPVRILRLARFKARFGKWGFKVAHGTHALMKRMVASGEVDALVPERVWAETLKALGEDRPGEFFDVLRRCGALAHVFPELDRLFGVEQPAHAHPEIDTGVHCLLVLEQAARLSPDPRVRFAALVHDLGKGETPADELPRHIGHEARSVELIETMCARLKIPNEYRDLARLVARHHTQCHRALELRPASVQDLFDSLDVFRRPERLELFLLACEADHRGRAGRADAPYPQADYLRAAFAAAAAINARELVAQGLTGPAVGERLREKRIVAIREVKTGFV, from the coding sequence ATGGAGATCTATCTGGTCGGCGGCGCCGTGCGCGACAAGCTGCTGGGACTGCCGGTCAGGGAGCGCGACTGGGTGGTGGTCGGCGCCACGCCGCAGCAGATGCTGGATCTGGGCTACAAACCGGTGGGCAAGGACTTCCCCGTATTCCTGCATCCCGAGACCGGGGAGGAATACGCCCTGGCGCGCACCGAGCGCAAGACCGGCCCGGGCTATACCGGCTTCGCCTTTCATGCCGCGCCCGATGTCACGCTGGAGGAAGACCTCAGACGTCGCGACCTCACCATCAATGCCATGGCCGAGGACGCCGCGGGCAACCTGATCGACCCCTTCAACGGACGCGAAGACCTGGACGCAGGCCTGCTGCGTCACGTCTCCAGCGCCTTCGCCGAAGACCCGGTGCGTATCCTGCGTCTGGCTCGCTTCAAGGCCCGCTTCGGCAAGTGGGGCTTCAAGGTCGCGCACGGCACCCACGCCCTGATGAAGCGCATGGTCGCTTCCGGCGAGGTCGATGCCCTGGTGCCGGAGCGGGTATGGGCGGAAACGCTGAAGGCACTGGGCGAGGACCGGCCGGGGGAGTTCTTCGACGTGCTGCGCCGCTGCGGTGCACTGGCCCATGTCTTCCCCGAACTGGATCGGCTGTTCGGGGTGGAGCAGCCCGCGCATGCCCATCCCGAGATCGACACCGGCGTGCACTGTCTGCTGGTGTTGGAGCAGGCCGCGCGTCTGAGTCCCGATCCGCGGGTGCGCTTCGCCGCCCTCGTGCATGACCTGGGCAAGGGCGAGACCCCGGCCGATGAGTTGCCGCGGCATATCGGCCACGAAGCGCGCAGCGTCGAACTGATCGAGACGATGTGCGCGCGACTGAAGATCCCCAACGAGTACCGCGACCTGGCCCGGCTGGTCGCGCGTCACCACACCCAGTGCCACCGCGCGCTGGAACTGCGCCCGGCCTCGGTGCAGGACCTGTTCGATTCGCTGGATGTCTTCCGCCGTCCGGAACGGCTGGAGTTGTTCCTGCTCGCCTGCGAGGCCGACCACCGCGGCCGAGCCGGGCGCGCGGACGCCCCCTATCCACAGGCCGACTATCTGCGCGCGGCCTTCGCCGCGGCCGCTGCCATCAATGCGCGCGAACTGGTGGCACAGGGCCTGACCGGTCCGGCGGTGGGGGAGCGGTTACGGGAAAAGCGGATCGTGGCGATCCGGGAGGTGAAAACCGGTTTCGTGTAG
- a CDS encoding complex I NDUFA9 subunit family protein: protein MHTTTKTVCIFGGTGFVGRHLAQRLTRDGHYVRIPTRHRERHRELLVNPRIKLIETDVYDTRALRELIQGADAVINLVGILNESGSDGSGFERAHVELPRRILSACNVTGTRRLLHMSALNAHPREEHSHYLRTKGVAEDLVHAAASDGMLVTSFRPSVIFGPDDSFFNRFHSLLGLTPWLFPLACPDAKISPVYVGDVVEAFARSLQDPATIGRHCDICGPETHTLQQLVEYTARVAGLRRRVLRLGNTTSWLQARLLEFVPGKPFSRDNFWSLQKEGICHENCLLDLGITPTAIAAVVPGYLGNRASRRRYQGFRAQARR from the coding sequence ATGCATACAACAACAAAAACCGTCTGCATCTTCGGCGGTACCGGATTTGTGGGCCGACACCTGGCCCAGCGACTCACCCGTGACGGACACTATGTCCGCATCCCGACCCGGCACCGCGAGCGCCACCGCGAACTGCTGGTCAATCCGCGCATCAAACTGATCGAGACCGATGTCTACGACACCCGCGCCCTGCGCGAACTGATTCAGGGCGCAGACGCGGTCATCAACCTGGTCGGCATCCTCAACGAATCCGGCAGCGACGGCAGCGGCTTCGAGCGTGCGCATGTGGAACTGCCGCGCAGGATCCTCAGCGCCTGCAATGTCACCGGCACCCGCCGGCTGCTGCACATGAGCGCGCTCAATGCCCACCCGCGCGAGGAACACAGTCATTACCTGCGCACCAAGGGCGTGGCCGAGGATCTGGTCCATGCCGCCGCCAGCGACGGCATGCTGGTGACCAGCTTCCGCCCCTCGGTGATCTTCGGCCCCGACGACAGCTTCTTCAACCGCTTCCACAGCCTGCTCGGACTGACACCCTGGCTGTTTCCGCTGGCCTGTCCGGATGCGAAGATATCGCCGGTCTACGTCGGCGACGTGGTCGAGGCCTTTGCCCGCAGCCTGCAGGATCCGGCCACCATCGGTCGGCACTGCGACATCTGCGGCCCCGAGACCCACACCCTGCAGCAGCTGGTGGAATACACCGCCCGCGTCGCCGGACTCAGGCGCCGGGTGCTGCGGCTGGGCAACACCACCTCCTGGCTGCAGGCGCGGCTGCTGGAATTCGTGCCCGGCAAGCCCTTTTCGCGCGACAACTTCTGGTCGCTGCAGAAGGAGGGCATCTGTCACGAGAACTGTCTGCTCGATCTCGGTATCACTCCCACCGCCATTGCCGCGGTGGTGCCGGGCTATCTCGGCAACCGCGCCTCGCGCCGGCGCTATCAGGGGTTCCGGGCGCAGGCGCGGCGGTGA
- a CDS encoding proton-conducting transporter transmembrane domain-containing protein produces the protein MTELLQDIGLWLILAWPLLVALPGVSRHLPQPWLLALALAPAALILITPGAAALDMPWIVFGSGLELDAGRRWLLGMSLLLWLAAGRLTARLDPLQRPATYTLLLITFSGQTGMILASEPVGFLCFSTLLGYGFFGLLVQGGGAGALRAARLYIVALILADLLLFEALLLAAYLQETQRFAGFDYRLEGDPATLYSGLVLLAFLLKAGIWPLHIWVTAALRTAAPPARLLLMGGPVVMALLGLWRWLPAGQGLEIAGQVCRGLGAAALVYALVQALRQPQPVRRPGWLVLALGGALLLGFGQFLITAPGRAGAAGLAPVLLALAGLLPALLLWRQPVTPAETLDEEPPWTWLARLQPRLGHLHRRLLDGLAQLRPSRPLPGITLTPLPGPGTRVARWPWVIMALALLGLVLGLLA, from the coding sequence ATGACTGAACTGCTGCAGGATATCGGACTCTGGCTGATCCTGGCCTGGCCCCTGCTGGTGGCCCTGCCGGGCGTGTCCCGGCATCTGCCCCAGCCCTGGCTGCTGGCGCTGGCGCTGGCGCCGGCCGCGCTGATACTGATCACGCCCGGGGCAGCGGCACTGGACATGCCCTGGATCGTGTTCGGCAGCGGCCTGGAACTGGATGCCGGCCGGCGCTGGCTGCTGGGCATGAGCCTGCTGCTGTGGCTGGCGGCGGGCCGGCTGACGGCCCGGCTCGATCCGCTGCAACGGCCCGCCACCTACACCCTGCTGTTGATCACCTTCAGCGGCCAGACGGGGATGATACTGGCCAGCGAACCGGTGGGCTTTCTGTGCTTTTCCACCCTGCTCGGCTACGGCTTCTTCGGCCTGCTGGTCCAGGGTGGCGGGGCCGGCGCGCTGCGCGCGGCCCGCCTGTACATCGTGGCGCTGATCCTGGCCGACCTGCTGCTGTTCGAGGCCCTGCTGCTGGCGGCCTACCTGCAGGAGACACAGCGCTTCGCGGGGTTCGACTATCGTCTCGAGGGTGACCCGGCCACGCTGTACAGCGGCCTGGTGCTGCTCGCCTTCCTGCTCAAGGCGGGGATCTGGCCGCTGCACATCTGGGTCACGGCTGCCCTGCGCACGGCCGCGCCGCCGGCACGGCTGCTGCTGATGGGCGGACCGGTGGTCATGGCCCTGCTGGGGCTGTGGCGCTGGCTGCCGGCCGGCCAGGGGCTGGAAATCGCGGGGCAGGTCTGCCGCGGTCTGGGCGCGGCGGCCCTGGTCTACGCCCTGGTCCAGGCCCTGCGGCAACCGCAGCCGGTGCGCCGGCCCGGCTGGCTGGTGCTGGCCCTGGGCGGCGCTCTGCTGCTGGGCTTCGGCCAGTTCCTGATAACGGCGCCCGGCCGGGCGGGCGCCGCCGGGCTGGCCCCGGTGCTGCTGGCCCTGGCCGGCCTGCTGCCGGCCCTGCTGCTGTGGCGCCAACCGGTCACGCCGGCGGAAACGCTTGATGAGGAACCGCCCTGGACCTGGCTGGCACGCCTGCAGCCGCGGCTCGGGCATCTGCACCGGCGGCTGCTGGACGGCCTGGCGCAGCTGCGCCCGTCCCGGCCGCTGCCGGGCATCACGCTCACCCCGCTGCCGGGGCCCGGGACCCGGGTCGCCCGCTGGCCCTGGGTGATCATGGCGCTGGCACTGCTGGGACTGGTGCTTGGCCTGCTGGCCTGA
- a CDS encoding complex I subunit 5 family protein, which produces MSPGSWILLAVLASSLLPGLVIFAIAERRVALRTSLNLLGAVSKLLLVGWMLWGVAHGHAFELRLALLPGLDFVLRAGPLALLFVTLSSALWLLTTLYAIGYLEGSPHRSRFFGFFSLCVTASVGVALAGNLLTFLLFYELLTLSTYPLVVHRGTEAARRAGQRYLAYTLTGGALLLIGTLWLYSLAGTLEFTATGFVHGLVDSHRGALTLIFWLLIAGVGVKAALVPLHGWLPQAMVAPAPVSALLHAVAVVKAGAFGIVRIVYEVYGVELAADLGLALPLAVLASITILYGSLRALYQDDLKRRLAFSTVSQVSYIALGVAIAGPIATIGGLVHLVHQGLMKITLFFCAGNLAETVHIHRISEMDGVGRRMPWTMGAFTLAAFGMIGLPPMAGFVSKWYLGLGAMQAGQDWVVLVLAGSSLLNAAYFLPILHRAWFRAPAGNGFAPAAGGRETGWLLLWPPVITAAMSLGAGMLAFIPFSPLEWVQFIARQEFIGYD; this is translated from the coding sequence GTGAGCCCGGGCAGCTGGATCCTGCTGGCGGTGCTGGCCAGCTCGCTGCTGCCGGGCCTGGTGATCTTTGCCATCGCCGAGCGGCGGGTCGCACTGCGCACCAGCCTCAACCTGCTGGGCGCGGTCTCCAAGCTGCTGCTGGTCGGCTGGATGCTGTGGGGCGTGGCCCATGGCCACGCCTTTGAGCTGCGGCTGGCCCTGCTGCCGGGACTGGATTTCGTGCTGCGGGCCGGGCCGCTGGCACTGCTGTTCGTCACCCTGTCCTCGGCCCTGTGGCTGCTGACCACCCTGTATGCCATCGGCTACCTGGAAGGCTCGCCGCACCGCAGCCGCTTCTTCGGCTTCTTCAGCCTGTGCGTGACCGCCAGCGTCGGCGTGGCCCTGGCCGGCAACCTGCTCACCTTCCTGCTGTTCTACGAATTGCTGACCCTGTCGACCTATCCGCTGGTGGTCCACCGCGGCACCGAGGCGGCGCGCCGCGCCGGCCAGCGCTACCTGGCCTACACCCTGACCGGCGGCGCCCTGCTGCTGATCGGCACGCTCTGGCTGTACAGCCTGGCCGGCACGCTGGAGTTCACCGCCACCGGTTTCGTCCACGGCCTGGTCGACAGCCACCGCGGCGCACTGACCCTGATCTTCTGGCTGCTGATTGCCGGTGTCGGGGTCAAGGCCGCGCTGGTGCCGCTGCACGGCTGGCTGCCGCAGGCCATGGTCGCGCCGGCGCCGGTCAGCGCCCTGCTGCATGCTGTGGCCGTGGTCAAGGCCGGCGCCTTCGGCATCGTGCGCATTGTCTACGAGGTCTACGGGGTGGAACTGGCCGCGGACCTGGGTCTGGCCCTGCCACTGGCGGTGCTGGCCAGCATCACCATCCTCTACGGCTCGCTGCGGGCGCTGTACCAGGACGACCTCAAGCGCCGCCTGGCCTTCTCCACCGTCAGCCAGGTGTCCTACATCGCACTGGGCGTGGCCATTGCCGGACCCATCGCCACCATCGGCGGGCTGGTGCACCTGGTGCACCAGGGCCTGATGAAGATCACCCTGTTCTTCTGCGCCGGCAACCTGGCCGAGACGGTACACATCCATCGCATCAGCGAGATGGATGGCGTGGGCCGGCGCATGCCCTGGACCATGGGGGCCTTCACCCTGGCCGCCTTCGGCATGATCGGGCTGCCGCCGATGGCCGGCTTCGTCAGCAAGTGGTACCTGGGGCTGGGCGCGATGCAGGCCGGCCAGGACTGGGTGGTACTGGTGCTGGCCGGCAGCAGCCTGCTCAATGCAGCCTATTTCCTGCCCATCCTGCATCGGGCCTGGTTCCGCGCCCCGGCCGGGAACGGCTTCGCTCCGGCCGCCGGCGGCCGCGAAACCGGCTGGCTGCTGTTGTGGCCGCCGGTCATCACGGCGGCCATGTCGCTGGGCGCCGGCATGCTGGCCTTCATCCCCTTCAGCCCGCTGGAGTGGGTCCAGTTCATCGCCCGCCAGGAGTTCATCGGCTATGACTGA
- a CDS encoding complex I subunit 5 family protein, with translation MSPVLPELPWAALLILLPLSGATAAALWPPAARAIGLLTTAAGLLLVAGLGAMVADADTLRHPVGGWGAPLGIELRADAMSLVFLAATALVGLGVAVYADSYFERAQARGFWPLWLFLLGALNALFLSADLFNLYVTLELMGLAAVALTALSGGRAALSGAMRYLLATLLGSLVYLLGVALLYHATGTLDFTLLAERLEHGPASRTALGLMGAGLALKTALLPFHFWLPPAHSSAPAPVSALLSALVVKASFYILARLWLELFAPLSGLEGAGTGEVLGWLGMAAVLWGSWQALRQSRIKLLVAYSTVAQIGYLFLAFPLLTAAGLPDPAAWRAVLWLVLAHALAKAAMFLAAGNLLRFGGHDRIPDLDCVAQRLPLTVAAFALAGVSIAGLPPTGGFIGKWLLLEAALLQGRWDLVAVMLLGGLLAAGYVFKVVGHFFTPAATGHAARPVPPAMEWTALSLAILALLLGLAPAWLLPWLDLAAAPGPAEAVP, from the coding sequence ATGAGCCCGGTTCTGCCCGAACTGCCCTGGGCGGCCCTGCTGATCCTGCTGCCCCTGAGCGGCGCGACGGCGGCGGCCCTGTGGCCGCCTGCCGCCCGGGCAATCGGTCTGCTGACCACCGCCGCCGGCCTGCTGCTCGTGGCCGGGCTGGGCGCCATGGTCGCTGATGCGGACACCCTGCGCCATCCCGTCGGCGGCTGGGGTGCGCCGCTCGGCATCGAACTGCGCGCCGATGCCATGAGCCTGGTGTTCCTGGCCGCCACCGCCCTGGTCGGCCTCGGCGTCGCCGTTTACGCCGACAGCTATTTCGAGCGGGCACAGGCACGCGGGTTCTGGCCCCTGTGGCTGTTCCTGCTGGGGGCGTTGAACGCCCTGTTCCTGTCGGCCGATCTGTTCAACCTCTACGTCACCCTGGAACTGATGGGTCTGGCGGCGGTGGCGCTGACCGCACTGAGCGGCGGCCGCGCCGCCCTGAGCGGGGCGATGCGCTATCTGCTGGCCACCCTGCTCGGCTCGCTGGTCTATCTGCTGGGCGTGGCGCTGCTCTACCACGCCACTGGCACGCTCGACTTCACCCTGCTGGCCGAGCGCCTGGAGCACGGCCCGGCCAGCCGCACCGCCCTGGGTCTGATGGGGGCGGGACTGGCACTCAAGACCGCCCTGTTGCCGTTTCACTTCTGGCTGCCGCCGGCCCACAGCAGCGCCCCGGCCCCGGTCAGCGCCCTGCTCTCGGCGCTGGTGGTCAAGGCCTCCTTCTACATCCTGGCGCGGCTGTGGCTGGAACTGTTCGCACCCCTGTCCGGCCTGGAGGGGGCCGGCACGGGCGAGGTACTGGGGTGGCTCGGCATGGCGGCCGTCCTGTGGGGTTCCTGGCAGGCCCTGCGCCAGTCGCGGATCAAGCTGCTGGTGGCCTACTCCACCGTGGCCCAGATCGGCTACCTGTTCCTGGCCTTTCCCCTGCTCACTGCCGCCGGGCTGCCCGACCCGGCGGCCTGGCGCGCGGTCCTGTGGCTGGTACTGGCGCACGCCCTGGCCAAGGCCGCCATGTTCCTGGCCGCCGGCAATCTGCTGCGCTTCGGCGGGCATGACCGCATCCCCGATCTGGACTGCGTGGCCCAGCGGCTGCCGCTGACCGTGGCCGCCTTCGCCCTGGCCGGGGTCAGCATCGCCGGGCTGCCGCCCACCGGCGGCTTCATCGGCAAGTGGCTGCTGCTGGAAGCGGCGCTGCTCCAGGGCCGCTGGGACCTGGTGGCGGTGATGCTGCTCGGCGGCCTGCTGGCAGCCGGCTATGTGTTCAAGGTGGTCGGGCACTTCTTCACCCCGGCTGCCACCGGGCACGCGGCCCGGCCCGTGCCCCCGGCGATGGAATGGACCGCCCTGAGCCTGGCGATACTGGCCCTGCTGCTGGGACTGGCACCGGCCTGGCTGCTGCCGTGGCTGGATCTCGCCGCCGCCCCCGGGCCGGCGGAGGCAGTGCCGTGA
- a CDS encoding cation:proton antiporter subunit C: protein MSGAGLYALAGVALVMLGLYGLAVQAHLLRKLLAVNILGSGVFLVLVGLGGPAQAGPDPVPHAMVITGIVVAVSATALGLVLMLKLTTTGGRPTLEDDTPGEDPEA from the coding sequence ATGAGCGGCGCCGGACTCTATGCCCTGGCCGGTGTGGCCCTGGTCATGCTGGGGCTGTACGGGCTGGCCGTGCAGGCACACCTGCTGCGCAAGCTGCTGGCGGTGAACATCCTCGGCAGCGGGGTGTTTCTGGTACTGGTCGGGCTGGGCGGACCGGCGCAGGCGGGCCCGGACCCGGTCCCCCATGCCATGGTCATCACCGGCATTGTGGTGGCGGTCTCGGCCACCGCGCTGGGCCTGGTGCTGATGCTCAAGCTGACCACGACCGGCGGCCGGCCCACCCTGGAGGACGACACGCCGGGGGAGGACCCCGAGGCATGA
- a CDS encoding Na(+)/H(+) antiporter subunit B: MSLLQTGIDALLALGLVWLAWRALACPDLFRGIVLFIAFGLLMALAWVRLEAPDVALAEAAIGAGLTGALLLAALARLHRIAPAGTRADTREAWRNGPALLLVLAGAGLGLAVLSLLPEPAGLQAQVAAELGRSGVSNPVTAVLLNFRGYDTLLEVLVLLLALLAAWSLEAEPPRREAPPGPVLDLLLRLLLPVLVLAAAYLLWAGAHAPGGAFQAGAVLGAAGVLALLAGWRLQPRLTGLPLRLAIAIGPGGFLLVAWALLLAGRPLLEYPPALAGALILLIETLATLSIAATLAVLFQGSRPGAEPPA, translated from the coding sequence ATGAGCCTGCTGCAGACCGGCATCGACGCCCTGCTCGCCCTGGGCCTGGTGTGGCTGGCCTGGCGCGCCCTGGCCTGTCCCGACCTGTTCCGCGGCATCGTGCTGTTCATCGCCTTCGGCCTGCTGATGGCGCTGGCCTGGGTACGGCTGGAGGCGCCCGACGTGGCCCTGGCCGAGGCGGCCATCGGGGCCGGCCTGACCGGCGCCCTGCTGCTGGCGGCCCTGGCGCGGCTGCACCGCATCGCCCCGGCCGGAACCCGGGCCGATACCCGCGAGGCCTGGCGCAACGGACCGGCGCTGCTGCTGGTACTGGCCGGGGCCGGTCTGGGGCTGGCCGTTCTCAGTCTGCTCCCGGAGCCGGCCGGGCTGCAGGCGCAGGTGGCCGCCGAACTCGGACGCAGCGGGGTGAGCAACCCGGTCACGGCGGTACTGCTCAATTTCCGCGGCTACGACACCCTGCTGGAGGTCCTGGTGCTGCTGCTGGCCCTGCTGGCGGCCTGGTCACTGGAGGCTGAGCCGCCCCGGCGCGAGGCCCCGCCCGGGCCGGTGCTGGACCTGCTGCTGCGGCTGCTGCTGCCCGTGCTGGTACTGGCCGCCGCCTATCTGCTGTGGGCGGGCGCCCACGCCCCCGGCGGCGCCTTCCAGGCCGGCGCGGTGCTGGGCGCGGCGGGCGTGCTCGCACTGCTGGCCGGCTGGCGGCTGCAGCCGCGCCTGACCGGTCTGCCCCTGCGCCTGGCCATCGCAATCGGCCCCGGCGGCTTCCTGCTGGTGGCCTGGGCACTGCTGCTGGCCGGCCGGCCGCTGCTGGAATATCCACCGGCACTGGCCGGCGCGCTGATCCTGCTGATCGAGACCCTGGCCACCCTGTCCATCGCCGCCACCCTGGCGGTGCTGTTCCAGGGCTCACGGCCCGGCGCGGAGCCGCCGGCATGA
- the mnhG gene encoding monovalent cation/H(+) antiporter subunit G, with protein MTGPDYLAVLLLLAGALFFLAGTLGLLRFPDVYTRLHALTKADNVGLGLIVLGLSLQSGSWLVAGKLILIWLLVLLAGASVSHLIARGARQRGIPEWRR; from the coding sequence ATGACCGGCCCTGATTACCTCGCCGTCCTGCTGCTGCTGGCCGGGGCCCTGTTCTTCCTGGCCGGCACCCTGGGGCTGCTGCGGTTTCCGGACGTCTATACCCGGCTGCACGCCCTGACCAAGGCCGACAATGTCGGCCTGGGCCTGATCGTGCTGGGGCTTTCCCTGCAGTCCGGCAGCTGGCTGGTCGCGGGCAAGCTGATCCTGATCTGGCTGCTGGTGCTGCTGGCCGGGGCCAGCGTCTCCCACCTCATCGCCCGCGGGGCGCGCCAGCGCGGGATCCCGGAGTGGCGCCGATGA
- a CDS encoding monovalent cation/H+ antiporter complex subunit F, whose product MPDLYHALTLFLLLNLGAGLWRVVRGPTAADRMLAAQLFGTTAVAILLVLAQAGGVAALRDVALVFALLAAVAAVAFVRRAWPQPEDDHDRP is encoded by the coding sequence ATGCCGGATCTGTATCACGCCCTGACCCTGTTCCTGCTGCTCAACCTCGGCGCCGGCCTGTGGCGGGTGGTGCGCGGTCCCACCGCGGCCGACCGCATGCTGGCCGCACAGCTGTTCGGCACCACCGCCGTGGCCATCCTGCTGGTACTGGCCCAGGCCGGAGGCGTCGCGGCGCTGCGCGACGTCGCCCTGGTCTTTGCCCTGCTGGCGGCGGTGGCGGCAGTGGCCTTCGTGCGCCGGGCCTGGCCGCAGCCGGAGGACGACCATGACCGGCCCTGA